A genomic window from Oceanobacillus timonensis includes:
- the mecA gene encoding adaptor protein MecA, whose product MEIERINENTIKFYISYVDIEELGFEKEEIWYNRERSEQLFWQMMDEVNYREDFNPEGPLWIQVQAMEKGLEIVVTKAKVSKNGEHLELETEDGNIDLPVDNQLENILDEKFGESKQDTETEKDDEMAEENLWIIVEFDEFENLIQLSHQLHDLSDFGEETLYTYKGNYYLYMEFSYDVLDEHRQEDVISQVLEYASDSSISIHLLEEYGKKIMENDTFEQVRNYFPKDV is encoded by the coding sequence GTGGAGATAGAAAGAATTAATGAAAATACAATCAAATTTTATATTTCTTATGTTGATATAGAAGAGCTGGGTTTCGAAAAAGAAGAAATCTGGTACAACCGGGAAAGAAGCGAGCAATTGTTTTGGCAGATGATGGATGAAGTCAATTATCGTGAAGACTTCAATCCGGAAGGACCGTTATGGATTCAAGTTCAAGCAATGGAAAAAGGACTTGAAATTGTTGTGACGAAAGCAAAAGTCTCTAAAAACGGCGAACATCTGGAATTGGAAACAGAAGATGGCAATATTGATTTACCGGTAGATAATCAGTTGGAAAATATTTTGGATGAGAAATTTGGAGAGAGCAAACAAGATACAGAAACTGAAAAGGACGATGAGATGGCAGAAGAAAATTTATGGATTATCGTTGAATTTGATGAATTTGAGAATCTGATTCAGCTAAGCCATCAGCTCCATGATTTATCTGATTTTGGAGAAGAAACGTTATACACCTATAAGGGGAACTACTATTTATATATGGAATTCTCTTATGATGTATTGGATGAACATCGTCAGGAAGATGTTATCAGTCAAGTATTGGAATATGCCTCCGATTCTTCGATTTCTATTCACTTATTAGAAGAATACGGGAAAAAGATTATGGAAAATGACA